Proteins encoded within one genomic window of Candidatus Thermodiscus eudorianus:
- a CDS encoding glycosyltransferase, whose translation MQHRMLVAHHSFHHGGETHLVNNVIRALCETGFEVPLIVTATKPSREATRFLRGTCVGGVSYMIPVATKTFFFYQRLLLRWGLKRILGAGTPPADLVFIDNPFYKNLGKTVAGIVEYVHFPLETLLPENYKMLPPEARREIEPYFRKYRKSRIGRIYLGAFTRLAKRYMRGDPHSEASLLLANSTWTNRLLEMLYGRGGIVLHPPIDYGYISRFRSRSRERYVVSIGRISPEKRFEDIIKAVSLIEGERPGVRIIGSYARSNRWYLEKLLRTAKKYNVDLDVKLNPSYDQLLKLVGRSLVYVHSAIGEHFGITILEAMALGLPVVVHRSGGAYHDIIDRDVYGLSYETLGELASNLRVLLEDEEAYKRYSTLSISRAREYDYRVFRERLAGLLEGL comes from the coding sequence TTGCAGCACAGGATGCTCGTGGCACACCACAGCTTTCACCACGGAGGCGAGACCCATCTAGTCAACAACGTTATACGAGCCCTATGCGAAACCGGTTTCGAGGTGCCGTTAATCGTGACGGCTACGAAACCCTCCAGGGAGGCAACAAGGTTTCTCAGGGGCACCTGTGTAGGCGGCGTATCCTACATGATCCCAGTCGCGACTAAGACCTTCTTCTTCTACCAGAGGCTCCTGCTCAGATGGGGGCTGAAGAGGATCCTAGGCGCTGGAACTCCTCCAGCGGATCTAGTGTTCATAGACAATCCCTTCTACAAGAACCTAGGCAAGACGGTGGCCGGTATAGTGGAGTACGTGCACTTCCCTCTCGAAACCCTACTACCAGAGAACTACAAGATGCTCCCTCCAGAGGCGAGGAGGGAGATAGAACCCTACTTCAGGAAATACAGGAAGTCTCGTATAGGTAGGATATACCTTGGAGCCTTCACGCGGCTAGCCAAGAGATACATGCGAGGCGATCCACACTCCGAGGCAAGCCTCCTACTGGCCAACTCGACCTGGACCAACCGCCTGTTAGAGATGCTCTACGGCCGGGGAGGCATAGTCCTCCATCCGCCCATCGACTACGGATACATAAGCCGCTTCCGGAGCCGCAGCAGGGAGAGATACGTGGTCTCTATAGGCAGGATAAGCCCTGAGAAGAGGTTCGAGGACATAATCAAGGCTGTCAGCCTAATAGAGGGTGAGAGGCCCGGGGTCAGGATAATCGGATCCTACGCGAGGAGCAACAGATGGTACCTGGAGAAGCTGCTGAGAACCGCCAAGAAGTACAATGTAGATCTAGACGTCAAGCTAAACCCCTCCTACGACCAGCTGCTCAAGCTAGTGGGCAGGAGCCTAGTCTACGTGCACTCAGCGATAGGTGAGCACTTCGGGATAACGATCCTCGAAGCCATGGCACTGGGCCTCCCGGTGGTCGTACACAGGAGCGGCGGCGCCTATCACGACATAATCGATAGAGACGTCTATGGTCTATCCTACGAGACCCTAGGGGAGCTGGCCAGCAACCTACGGGTCCTACTAGAGGATGAAGAGGCCTACAAGAGGTATTCCACGCTCAGCATTTCACGGGCTAGAGAATACGACTACCGGGTGTTCCGCGAGAGGTTGGCTGGCTTACTTGAGGGCTTATAG
- a CDS encoding alkaline phosphatase family protein produces MTRVIVLGFDGLSPEMAASMPSLSQLNLYSMDSLIPLTYSSWPSIMSGVNPGKHGIYDFFKYNKSSDGGWSFDIVTSLDLQYPRINEIIELAGPRHNPKYAFINPIPSYPLSPLRARKGFVASLDFFTPKPVSSDDSILRESIDLEKLSLLIDKFMGTLSCDRVVEYAREKIRLYHSMLKWFIDAGYDLVWITINLPDALLHRCPQALPQNGKRYLESILEELDSMVSYSRSRADNLIVVSDHGFKEYKGVVRLNSLLYKNGYAVRARDESSILRLDSAFDDRPEKNIKLNPKLVKLSFAIARGPLRRVLRRGYWLAYRVATAITGKGITYDIPGGADSRESKAFTPSGSKKATPKYVILLNDLSIRRDLIDLLEKAGLYAFYSRDLLWGPHVPDFIVFTYGLERHPVAGTTYETPIDDSRTVTNHSRFGVLAVATEDPDLVSATGDVVHGFLATPLALCGLGVPLDDYMDGVSYLGGKCKGERIDYRARWTIRKRLARSRISTRVKIV; encoded by the coding sequence ATGACTAGGGTAATAGTCCTGGGCTTCGACGGCCTAAGCCCGGAAATGGCCGCTAGCATGCCGAGCCTGTCACAGCTCAACCTATACAGTATGGATAGCCTTATACCGTTGACCTACTCCAGTTGGCCTTCCATAATGAGCGGCGTGAACCCGGGCAAACACGGGATATACGACTTCTTCAAGTACAATAAGAGCAGCGATGGCGGATGGTCCTTCGACATAGTGACGAGCCTAGACCTACAGTATCCTAGGATAAATGAGATCATAGAGCTTGCTGGCCCGCGCCACAATCCAAAGTACGCCTTCATAAACCCAATCCCCAGTTATCCCCTGAGTCCGTTAAGGGCTAGGAAGGGCTTCGTGGCTTCACTCGACTTCTTCACGCCGAAACCCGTGTCTTCAGACGACTCTATACTCCGGGAATCGATCGACCTAGAGAAACTATCACTACTAATAGACAAATTCATGGGGACCTTGTCCTGCGATAGGGTTGTCGAGTACGCTAGAGAGAAGATCAGGCTCTACCACTCCATGCTGAAGTGGTTCATCGACGCTGGATACGACCTGGTGTGGATAACAATCAACTTACCAGACGCCCTGCTACATAGATGCCCTCAGGCCCTCCCCCAAAATGGCAAGAGATACCTGGAATCCATTCTAGAGGAGCTAGACTCGATGGTCTCCTACAGCAGGTCCAGGGCGGACAACCTAATCGTTGTGAGCGACCACGGATTCAAAGAATACAAGGGGGTGGTAAGGCTCAACTCTCTACTCTACAAGAACGGATACGCCGTACGAGCCCGGGACGAATCCTCTATACTCCGCCTTGATTCAGCCTTCGACGATAGACCTGAAAAGAACATAAAGTTGAACCCCAAGCTGGTAAAGCTATCCTTTGCAATAGCCAGGGGGCCTCTAAGGAGGGTCCTTAGGAGGGGATATTGGCTGGCCTACAGAGTCGCTACCGCCATCACCGGGAAAGGAATAACATATGATATACCAGGGGGAGCTGACTCCAGGGAGTCTAAGGCGTTTACGCCCTCTGGCTCGAAGAAGGCTACTCCAAAATACGTCATCCTGCTAAATGACTTAAGCATCAGAAGGGATCTCATAGACCTGCTTGAAAAGGCTGGTCTCTATGCGTTCTACTCCAGGGATCTCCTCTGGGGCCCGCATGTACCCGACTTTATCGTATTTACTTATGGTCTTGAGCGGCATCCTGTGGCAGGGACTACTTATGAGACGCCCATAGATGATTCCAGGACTGTAACTAATCATTCCCGGTTCGGGGTCCTGGCGGTGGCGACTGAGGACCCCGATCTTGTGTCAGCTACCGGTGATGTGGTCCACGGGTTCCTAGCTACTCCCCTCGCTCTATGCGGTCTAGGGGTTCCTCTGGACGACTATATGGATGGGGTTTCGTATCTTGGGGGTAAATGTAAAGGTGAGCGTATAGACTATAGGGCGAGGTGGACTATACGCAAGCGGCTGGCCAGGTCTAGGATCTCTACACGGGTGAAGATCGTGTAG
- a CDS encoding flippase-like domain-containing protein: protein MNASGVKLNVKYLIVSLIILIILYKIGDPHEIAATLSRINAKYFLSSILLYILASIFVALALQFSIASSGERPPALKVVMASFAGQLLSDITPMRSGYFTTPYFLSKMSATSLERGISGVFLVGIVNSLTKALIGSLAAVYIVWRIKFYDSILSRVIIYSSVIGVFMLLLIALALYVVLFNNKRVLSLLGKLPYIGEKALSLAGNVKIDKEYLDRRYLVYSSIMIIASVIVNGLATMAVLKSVNPAYDLRILDFIFIASITPLFIYAPYTIAGLGLQETGYAALAVALYNIPVNEAVAFAFLARILFTGTDVIGLPVIAKYLAEARDAEDSEASGLYKPSSKPANLSRNTR, encoded by the coding sequence GTGAATGCCAGCGGCGTTAAGCTTAACGTAAAATACCTCATAGTCAGCCTCATAATCCTCATAATCCTCTACAAGATCGGCGATCCCCACGAGATCGCCGCGACCCTCTCCCGCATAAACGCCAAGTACTTTCTCTCCTCGATACTCCTCTACATACTAGCCTCCATATTCGTAGCACTGGCCCTACAGTTCTCGATAGCCAGCTCCGGTGAGCGTCCCCCCGCATTGAAGGTTGTGATGGCAAGCTTCGCCGGGCAACTGCTGAGCGATATAACGCCGATGAGGTCAGGGTACTTCACCACGCCCTATTTCCTGTCGAAGATGAGCGCTACCAGCCTGGAGAGGGGGATATCAGGGGTCTTTCTGGTTGGTATTGTGAATTCCCTTACCAAGGCCCTGATAGGCTCGCTGGCCGCGGTATACATTGTCTGGAGGATCAAATTCTATGACAGCATACTGAGCCGGGTCATAATATACTCCTCGGTGATTGGAGTATTCATGCTGCTCCTCATAGCCCTCGCACTCTACGTGGTGCTATTCAACAACAAGAGGGTACTATCCCTGCTAGGGAAACTACCGTATATAGGAGAGAAGGCGCTCAGCCTTGCCGGGAACGTCAAGATAGACAAGGAATACCTAGACAGGAGATACCTCGTCTACTCGTCCATAATGATAATAGCCTCCGTGATAGTAAACGGGCTAGCTACCATGGCCGTGCTAAAATCCGTAAATCCGGCCTACGACCTGAGGATCCTAGACTTCATATTCATAGCCTCGATAACGCCGCTATTCATCTACGCCCCCTACACGATAGCCGGGCTGGGTCTACAGGAGACCGGCTATGCGGCCCTAGCAGTAGCATTATACAACATCCCTGTGAACGAGGCGGTGGCCTTCGCATTCCTAGCGCGTATACTATTCACGGGGACCGACGTGATAGGGCTGCCAGTTATAGCGAAATACCTAGCGGAGGCAAGGGACGCCGAGGACAGCGAGGCCTCTGGCCTCTATAAGCCCTCAAGTAAGCCAGCCAACCTCTCGCGGAACACCCGGTAG
- a CDS encoding PIN domain-containing protein yields the protein MEEARATVLDLNVLLASILKPEGYTAATLLTLHLRGDKLYVPDYVKEEFNTVVDDVAKRKGIDPWTLKTALQTILKITTEAKKKSYKKHLEKAKDLVRDPKDTPYVALALHLREHYKQVIILTYNKKDYKCEELQREGITVLTPRELQETNI from the coding sequence ATGGAAGAGGCACGCGCAACAGTCCTCGACCTAAACGTCCTACTCGCCTCAATCCTAAAACCCGAAGGCTATACAGCAGCCACTCTACTCACCCTCCACCTAAGAGGAGATAAGCTATACGTCCCGGACTACGTGAAGGAGGAGTTCAACACGGTAGTAGATGATGTGGCGAAAAGGAAGGGCATAGACCCCTGGACCCTCAAAACAGCCCTCCAAACAATCCTAAAAATAACGACAGAAGCCAAGAAGAAGAGCTACAAGAAGCACCTAGAAAAAGCAAAAGACCTCGTGAGGGACCCGAAGGACACTCCATACGTAGCCCTCGCACTACACCTACGAGAACACTACAAACAAGTAATCATACTAACCTACAATAAGAAGGACTACAAATGCGAGGAACTCCAAAGAGAGGGTATAACAGTCCTAACACCAAGAGAGCTACAAGAGACCAACATATAA
- a CDS encoding glycosyltransferase family 2 protein: MASEEIIDTVNVERPLVSVLLPVHNEADLIADVVAEIHEKILSKIDGEIVISEDGSTDGTKDVVKQLSREIPLRAILSDERKGYAYGIIDGLKHVRAPYVLFMDSDGQYNPDDFWKLWEYKDKYDIVVGRRVKRNDNWFRKLMSATFQSMSKIAFWLWYVKDITSPFRLAKTTVARDVASEFKYMVESFWTEFTIKAHLKGYKTIEIPIEHRPRPTGDTRVYKPSKIPGIAFRQAKALVKIRFEAWRRRSG, translated from the coding sequence ATGGCTAGCGAAGAGATAATTGACACCGTCAACGTGGAGAGGCCCCTGGTCTCAGTCCTGCTCCCCGTCCACAACGAAGCCGACCTCATAGCCGACGTAGTCGCCGAGATCCATGAGAAAATCCTCTCCAAGATAGACGGGGAGATAGTGATTAGCGAAGACGGGAGTACCGATGGGACCAAGGACGTGGTAAAACAGTTGAGCCGAGAGATACCATTAAGGGCGATACTATCTGACGAGAGGAAGGGTTACGCCTACGGCATAATAGACGGGTTGAAACACGTGAGGGCGCCATACGTGTTGTTCATGGACAGCGACGGCCAGTACAACCCAGACGACTTCTGGAAGCTCTGGGAGTACAAGGACAAGTACGATATAGTCGTTGGCAGGAGAGTTAAACGCAACGATAACTGGTTCCGCAAACTAATGTCAGCCACATTCCAGTCCATGTCTAAGATAGCCTTCTGGCTATGGTACGTGAAGGATATAACATCGCCCTTTAGACTCGCGAAGACCACCGTAGCCCGGGATGTAGCCTCAGAGTTCAAATACATGGTCGAGAGCTTCTGGACCGAGTTCACCATAAAAGCCCACCTCAAAGGATACAAGACCATAGAGATCCCAATAGAACACAGGCCAAGGCCCACAGGCGATACGAGAGTCTACAAGCCATCCAAGATCCCCGGCATAGCCTTTAGGCAGGCCAAGGCCCTCGTAAAGATCCGGTTCGAGGCCTGGAGGAGGAGAAGCGGGTGA
- a CDS encoding SIS domain-containing protein → MIPIREQYLSWPSQLTETYSKALEARQGSVDLGEHRLVLGCGMGGSGFSLYAIKPLMEEAKPYIVERSDRLPSYVNDRDLVVGVSYSGETYETISCVRKALEKGAKTAIVAGRDSTLYNLGVKNKSAIVGIEKKGHPRSSLASLVGGLLALLLGDTVKDQVDVIAGQLRVGKAEEIAGEVAGLIWNQGDPLTPIIASCGPLGFVAERWATELAENAKHPALVEIFPEAGHNAVARWYYTRGRYATIYIDLSQDRLCRLVKAHIEEHYSSIGPVKVVDATAEAASHPLAGVLYSALIAGLASVRLAEYMGRDPEVIEGISLYKKSVTGRLA, encoded by the coding sequence GTGATTCCGATAAGGGAACAATACCTCTCCTGGCCAAGCCAGCTAACAGAAACCTATTCTAAAGCTCTAGAAGCACGGCAGGGCAGTGTAGACCTGGGAGAACACCGGCTGGTCCTCGGATGTGGTATGGGCGGCTCCGGCTTCTCCCTCTACGCCATAAAACCGCTCATGGAGGAAGCGAAGCCCTACATAGTAGAGCGCTCCGACCGCCTCCCAAGCTATGTAAACGATAGGGACCTGGTAGTCGGCGTAAGCTACTCTGGGGAGACCTACGAGACAATATCATGCGTGAGGAAGGCCTTAGAGAAGGGGGCGAAGACGGCGATCGTAGCGGGCAGGGACAGCACCCTATACAACCTCGGGGTCAAGAACAAGAGCGCTATAGTCGGTATAGAGAAGAAGGGGCACCCCAGGTCAAGCCTGGCATCACTGGTAGGAGGACTACTAGCCCTCCTCCTAGGCGATACTGTAAAGGACCAGGTAGACGTGATAGCGGGCCAGCTGCGAGTCGGGAAGGCGGAAGAGATAGCCGGGGAGGTGGCAGGGCTAATATGGAACCAGGGGGACCCCCTAACACCCATAATAGCGTCGTGCGGCCCCCTCGGGTTCGTTGCAGAGCGGTGGGCCACGGAGCTCGCCGAGAACGCGAAGCACCCAGCTCTAGTCGAGATCTTCCCAGAGGCTGGCCACAACGCGGTGGCCAGGTGGTATTATACTCGCGGTAGATATGCGACCATATACATAGATCTTAGCCAGGACAGGCTCTGTAGGCTCGTCAAGGCCCACATAGAGGAGCACTACTCGTCCATCGGCCCGGTAAAGGTGGTAGACGCCACGGCAGAGGCCGCCAGCCACCCGCTGGCCGGAGTGCTCTACTCGGCCCTAATAGCGGGGCTGGCCAGCGTGAGGCTGGCAGAGTACATGGGCCGGGATCCCGAGGTGATCGAGGGCATAAGCCTCTACAAGAAGTCAGTGACTGGGAGGCTAGCGTAG
- a CDS encoding PIN domain-containing protein, which translates to MNSPQKAYILDASVLIEVLAGSDIVKDLVNSIITGSIDAYATRLGLTEALYVTCRLWGSEKALERMQILIDSRTLTIIEDEKIWEHAAKCKCQIPISLGGCYTLAAAKKYGLSPLFLRAERELQRNKERIREWLGKEPEYLATML; encoded by the coding sequence TTGAACTCCCCACAAAAGGCGTATATCTTAGACGCGAGTGTCTTGATCGAAGTATTAGCTGGGAGCGATATAGTCAAGGACTTAGTGAACTCAATAATTACAGGGAGTATCGACGCGTACGCGACGAGGCTTGGCCTAACCGAGGCCTTATATGTGACTTGTAGATTGTGGGGCTCGGAAAAGGCGTTGGAAAGGATGCAGATCCTAATAGATTCAAGGACGCTCACAATCATAGAGGACGAGAAGATCTGGGAGCACGCGGCAAAATGTAAGTGTCAAATACCGATAAGCCTAGGAGGCTGTTACACGCTAGCAGCGGCAAAGAAGTACGGCCTGAGTCCTCTATTCTTGAGGGCAGAAAGGGAATTGCAGAGAAATAAGGAAAGAATTAGAGAATGGCTGGGAAAGGAACCGGAGTATTTAGCTACAATGCTCTAA
- a CDS encoding PIN domain-containing protein encodes MFIAAILKPEGPTHGTVRNLLTITEVYAPEILLEETIKHLTELAIKKGTPVEELHARMKLLKQAIKFVPTSQYEQYLDTAAKLVKDPADKWFAALALSLSKKYKEVVILTYNKKDYKCEELRERGITVITPGEINQHISTRA; translated from the coding sequence GTGTTCATAGCCGCAATACTCAAGCCAGAGGGACCAACCCATGGTACGGTGAGAAACCTACTAACAATAACAGAGGTATACGCCCCAGAGATCCTGCTTGAGGAAACAATCAAACACCTCACAGAACTGGCCATCAAGAAGGGCACACCAGTCGAAGAGCTACATGCAAGGATGAAACTCCTAAAACAAGCCATAAAATTCGTCCCAACAAGCCAATACGAGCAATACCTCGACACGGCAGCCAAGCTCGTCAAGGACCCAGCAGACAAGTGGTTCGCCGCCCTCGCATTAAGCCTCTCCAAGAAATACAAAGAGGTAGTCATTCTCACCTACAATAAGAAGGACTACAAGTGCGAGGAACTCCGGGAAAGAGGTATAACAGTTATAACACCAGGCGAGATAAACCAGCATATAAGCACCCGGGCATAG
- a CDS encoding NAD-dependent epimerase/dehydratase family protein: MFNEKYWVEKPVVVTGGASFIGSHLVDKLVELGAKVTVIDNFSSGKMENLAESKDKIDIIKMDLEYDEFDKIVKVLKDNEIVFHLAAVHGGRGYIATHPADVASIFAIDHRTFEASLKAGVEKVVYASSACVYPPKLQTDEYRDYLIKEEDSDPFKLDDYLSADELYGWSKLMGEAQLIAFIKQYGLKGANLRFVTVYGPRENETHAIIALIYKAFERMDPYIIWGDGEQERDFTYVSDIVNGLILAAEKIDDGTPLNLGTGVKYKIKDIAELIFKIMGWRPNKLVFDKSKPVGVISRGLDITKARRLIGYEPKVTLEEGLRRTIEWYVKTHERKGYVDEKILMERER, encoded by the coding sequence GTGTTCAACGAGAAATACTGGGTCGAGAAGCCGGTCGTAGTGACTGGCGGCGCAAGCTTCATTGGAAGCCACCTCGTCGACAAGCTCGTAGAGCTAGGAGCAAAGGTGACGGTCATCGACAATTTCAGCAGTGGTAAAATGGAGAACCTCGCTGAGAGCAAGGATAAAATCGACATAATCAAGATGGACCTGGAGTACGATGAGTTCGACAAGATAGTCAAAGTGCTAAAAGACAATGAAATAGTATTCCATCTAGCAGCCGTACACGGTGGGAGGGGATATATAGCGACACATCCAGCAGATGTAGCCTCGATATTCGCCATAGACCATCGCACCTTCGAGGCGAGCCTAAAGGCTGGTGTCGAGAAAGTCGTCTACGCGAGCAGCGCCTGCGTCTATCCGCCCAAGCTACAGACAGACGAGTACCGTGATTATCTGATTAAGGAGGAGGACAGTGACCCCTTCAAGCTAGACGATTACCTCAGCGCCGACGAGCTGTATGGCTGGTCTAAGCTCATGGGGGAGGCACAGCTGATAGCATTCATAAAACAATACGGGCTGAAAGGCGCCAACCTCCGCTTCGTAACGGTGTACGGGCCTAGGGAGAACGAGACACACGCCATAATAGCCCTAATCTACAAGGCCTTCGAGCGCATGGACCCCTACATAATCTGGGGCGATGGAGAACAAGAGAGGGACTTCACATACGTCTCCGACATCGTGAATGGCCTCATACTCGCCGCCGAGAAGATAGACGATGGAACACCCCTGAACCTGGGTACAGGAGTCAAGTACAAGATCAAGGACATAGCGGAGCTGATATTCAAGATAATGGGCTGGCGCCCCAACAAGCTGGTATTCGACAAGAGCAAGCCTGTAGGGGTGATAAGCAGGGGGCTCGACATAACCAAGGCCAGGAGATTGATCGGGTATGAGCCGAAGGTGACGCTGGAGGAGGGGCTTAGAAGGACTATAGAGTGGTATGTGAAGACCCATGAGAGGAAGGGGTATGTCGATGAGAAGATCCTGATGGAGAGGGAGAGATAG
- a CDS encoding glycosyltransferase: protein MQRIVLSMITYNSIRRRGRRLLERVLESSLQVPYDAMIVVDDGYDGTGDFIRAWAGEHGKEVFVTRSRAGRGVVTRATARQTAIDLFLEEYTGEWLMFLDDDAVLLEGWWSEAKRYVSEDRVGIIWGVNRDLLEPERNLEKKIKGFKVRGGLHDTLLRREALMEIPPIPETLHAYEDAWIYWNMTCRGWEYRIVETGCLHYGGDNPFLHGDPRAVYEAYRLLGLVEDYREDAVRDYQGVVKPFINVVRPLLGLLVRMPAALRRGTARRLVKMQFNKARARWHQAIARLKYGPPRNPCELLIRDATI, encoded by the coding sequence TTGCAGAGAATCGTGCTATCCATGATCACCTATAACAGCATCAGACGGCGCGGTAGAAGGCTGCTGGAGAGGGTCTTGGAGTCCTCCCTCCAAGTCCCCTACGACGCCATGATCGTAGTCGATGACGGATACGATGGGACCGGCGACTTTATAAGAGCCTGGGCTGGAGAGCATGGGAAAGAGGTCTTCGTAACAAGGTCTAGGGCCGGCCGTGGAGTGGTGACGCGGGCGACCGCTAGGCAGACTGCTATAGACTTATTCCTAGAGGAATATACTGGTGAATGGCTAATGTTTCTAGACGACGACGCCGTACTACTTGAGGGCTGGTGGAGTGAGGCGAAGAGATACGTCTCAGAGGACCGGGTGGGGATCATATGGGGGGTCAACCGAGACCTCCTAGAACCCGAGAGGAATCTAGAGAAGAAGATCAAGGGGTTCAAGGTGAGGGGTGGGCTCCACGATACGCTACTGAGGAGGGAGGCATTAATGGAGATACCACCCATACCGGAAACCCTCCACGCCTACGAGGACGCGTGGATCTACTGGAACATGACGTGCCGTGGCTGGGAGTATAGGATAGTAGAGACGGGATGCCTCCACTATGGAGGCGACAACCCGTTTCTACACGGCGATCCTAGAGCGGTCTACGAGGCCTACCGCCTGCTAGGCCTAGTGGAGGACTATAGGGAGGATGCGGTCAGAGACTACCAGGGCGTTGTGAAGCCCTTCATAAACGTCGTCAGGCCACTCCTGGGCCTGCTGGTGAGGATGCCGGCCGCCCTGAGAAGGGGAACCGCTAGAAGGCTTGTGAAGATGCAGTTCAACAAGGCCAGGGCTAGATGGCACCAAGCGATAGCCCGGCTGAAGTATGGTCCCCCCAGGAACCCCTGCGAGTTGCTCATACGAGACGCCACAATATAA
- a CDS encoding DUF6516 family protein, whose amino-acid sequence MKWNSKRSLNRAKESEIMPTRLADRIAYITGKLRTLGFQSIILAAYRPGPTSIEGYFKLNATKQDFRVFTAELILGGSVIKYSYTLLYGGKVILRYDNAPHHPHIETFPHHKHEDDKITPLFNPSVDAFIEDAKQIIKDP is encoded by the coding sequence TTGAAGTGGAACTCGAAAAGAAGCTTAAACCGAGCAAAAGAGAGTGAAATAATGCCAACTAGACTAGCTGACCGAATAGCCTATATCACAGGTAAGCTACGAACACTAGGATTCCAAAGCATTATCCTCGCAGCCTACAGGCCTGGTCCCACGAGTATAGAAGGCTACTTCAAGTTAAATGCAACAAAACAGGATTTCAGAGTCTTTACGGCGGAGCTTATCTTAGGAGGATCAGTCATAAAATACTCGTACACACTGCTTTACGGCGGAAAAGTTATTCTCAGGTACGATAACGCTCCCCATCACCCCCATATCGAAACATTTCCACACCATAAACACGAAGACGATAAAATAACGCCGCTTTTCAACCCCTCGGTAGACGCCTTTATTGAAGACGCCAAGCAAATAATCAAGGATCCCTAA
- a CDS encoding TrkA C-terminal domain-containing protein, protein MEALITLLTIILVSIIINKIATAALKRTGLPKDVASFQAQSAFSGVGFTTSESEYVVNHPVRRRIIRILILLGSAGFTGVLATLILTFIGQTRETAIARLLVLSAGLLALYVFASSEKIDKVVGRVIEWGLDRFTSIRVVDYESLLGVGHGYTIASFTVSEDSWLAGKRLRETRLRDEGVVVLGIYRRGRDGGIVYIGAPGPETVIKPGDELIVYGHEETISNLSRRLKGSAGDAEHLKMVERHRARVSLEEAQEALSGG, encoded by the coding sequence GTGGAGGCGTTAATCACGCTACTAACGATAATACTGGTAAGTATAATAATAAATAAGATTGCCACCGCTGCTTTGAAGAGGACCGGGCTCCCGAAGGACGTGGCGAGCTTCCAGGCCCAGTCCGCCTTCTCGGGAGTGGGGTTCACGACGAGCGAGTCGGAGTACGTAGTGAACCACCCGGTCAGGAGGAGGATAATCAGGATCCTGATACTCCTGGGAAGCGCCGGGTTCACCGGCGTGCTCGCCACGCTAATACTAACGTTCATCGGGCAGACCAGGGAGACTGCCATTGCACGGCTACTCGTGCTCTCCGCGGGGCTACTGGCCTTGTATGTATTTGCTTCTAGCGAGAAGATAGACAAGGTTGTTGGTAGGGTCATAGAGTGGGGGTTGGATAGGTTCACCAGTATAAGGGTTGTCGACTATGAGTCCCTCCTCGGAGTCGGCCACGGCTACACGATAGCGAGCTTCACGGTAAGCGAGGACAGTTGGCTGGCAGGGAAGAGGCTGAGGGAGACGAGGCTCAGGGATGAGGGCGTGGTAGTCCTCGGAATCTACAGGCGTGGCAGGGATGGTGGCATAGTCTATATAGGAGCGCCGGGCCCGGAGACCGTGATCAAGCCGGGCGACGAGCTAATAGTCTACGGGCACGAGGAGACCATATCCAACCTGTCCAGGAGGCTTAAGGGGTCGGCTGGCGATGCGGAGCATTTGAAGATGGTTGAGAGGCATAGAGCTAGGGTTAGCCTTGAGGAGGCACAAGAAGCCCTCTCAGGGGGCTAG